A section of the Streptomyces sp. V3I8 genome encodes:
- the tkt gene encoding transketolase, whose translation MSTQTSDGMEWTDLDRRAVDTARLLAADAVQKVGNGHPGTAMALAPAAYTLFQKVMRHDPADPEWTGRDRFVLSPGHTSLTLYTQLFLSGYELELDDLKAFRTHGSKTPGHPEYGHTAGVETTTGPLGQGVANAVGMAMAARYERGLFDPDAPEGESPFDHTVWAIVSDGDLEEGISAEASSLAGHQKLGNLVFLYDDNHISIEGDTATAFSEDVLKRYEAYGWHVQRIEPSADGDIDTHALHAALTAAKDETGRPSIIAMRTVIAWPAPNAKNTEAAHGSALGAEEIAATKRLLGFDPERSFEVADEVLAHARRALDRGAEAHAAWNRQLAKWRTAQPERSKLFDRIVAGQLPEGWESALPVFEAGTSVATRAASGKVLQALGAVLPELWGGSADLAGSNNTTIDKTSSFLPADNPLPEANPYGRTIHFGIREHSMAAEMNGIALHGNTRIYGGTFLVFSDYMRNAVRLSALMQVPVTYVWTHDSVGLGEDGPTHQPVEHLASLRAIPGLNIVRPADANETAVAWAEITRRHATNPAPHGLALTRQGVPTYEADANAAKGGYVLREASTAAPDVILIATGSEVQLAVSAREQLEAEGVGTRVVSMPSVEWFEEQSAEYRESVLPTSVKARVAVEAGIGLTWYRYVGDNGRIVSLEHFGASADAKTLFAEYGFTAENVAASARESLAAVRG comes from the coding sequence ATGAGCACGCAGACGTCTGACGGCATGGAGTGGACCGACCTGGACCGGCGGGCCGTGGATACGGCCAGGCTGCTGGCGGCGGACGCCGTCCAGAAGGTCGGCAACGGCCACCCCGGCACGGCGATGGCGCTGGCCCCGGCGGCGTACACCCTCTTTCAGAAGGTGATGCGTCATGACCCCGCCGACCCGGAGTGGACCGGCCGTGACCGCTTCGTCCTCTCCCCCGGCCACACCTCGCTGACCCTCTACACGCAGCTCTTCCTCTCCGGCTACGAGCTGGAGCTGGACGACCTGAAGGCGTTCCGCACCCACGGCTCGAAGACGCCGGGTCACCCGGAGTACGGCCACACGGCCGGGGTCGAGACCACCACGGGACCGCTCGGCCAGGGTGTCGCCAACGCGGTGGGCATGGCGATGGCCGCCCGCTACGAGCGCGGCCTGTTCGACCCGGACGCCCCCGAGGGCGAGTCCCCCTTCGACCACACCGTCTGGGCGATCGTCTCGGACGGCGACCTGGAGGAGGGCATCTCGGCCGAGGCGTCCTCACTGGCCGGTCACCAGAAGCTCGGCAACCTCGTCTTCCTCTACGACGACAACCACATCTCGATCGAGGGCGACACCGCCACGGCCTTCTCCGAGGACGTACTGAAGCGGTACGAGGCCTACGGCTGGCACGTGCAGCGGATCGAGCCCTCGGCGGACGGCGACATCGACACGCACGCCCTGCACGCGGCCCTCACCGCCGCGAAGGACGAGACCGGGCGCCCGTCGATCATCGCGATGCGCACCGTCATCGCCTGGCCCGCGCCGAACGCGAAGAACACCGAGGCCGCGCACGGCTCGGCGCTCGGCGCGGAGGAGATCGCGGCCACCAAGCGCCTGCTGGGCTTCGACCCGGAGCGGTCCTTCGAGGTCGCCGACGAGGTGCTGGCGCACGCGCGCCGGGCGCTCGACCGCGGCGCCGAGGCCCACGCCGCCTGGAACAGGCAGCTCGCGAAGTGGCGTACCGCGCAGCCCGAGCGTTCGAAGCTCTTCGACCGGATCGTGGCCGGGCAGCTGCCCGAGGGCTGGGAGTCCGCGCTGCCGGTGTTCGAGGCCGGCACGTCCGTGGCGACCCGCGCCGCCTCCGGCAAGGTCCTCCAGGCGCTCGGCGCGGTGCTCCCCGAGCTGTGGGGCGGCTCGGCCGACCTCGCGGGCTCGAACAACACGACGATCGACAAGACGTCGTCCTTCCTCCCGGCGGACAACCCGCTCCCCGAGGCAAACCCGTACGGCCGCACCATCCACTTCGGCATCCGCGAGCACTCCATGGCCGCGGAGATGAACGGCATCGCGCTGCACGGCAACACCCGCATCTACGGCGGCACCTTCCTGGTGTTCTCCGACTACATGCGCAACGCCGTCCGCCTGTCGGCCCTCATGCAGGTCCCCGTGACCTACGTGTGGACGCACGACTCCGTCGGACTCGGCGAGGACGGCCCCACCCACCAGCCGGTCGAGCACCTCGCCTCGCTGCGCGCCATCCCCGGGCTCAACATCGTGCGCCCGGCCGACGCCAACGAGACCGCCGTCGCCTGGGCGGAGATCACCCGGCGGCACGCGACGAACCCGGCGCCGCACGGTCTGGCCCTCACCCGTCAGGGCGTACCCACGTACGAGGCCGACGCGAACGCGGCCAAGGGCGGCTACGTCCTGCGCGAGGCGTCCACCGCCGCGCCCGACGTGATCCTGATCGCCACCGGGTCCGAGGTCCAGCTCGCCGTCTCCGCACGCGAGCAGTTGGAAGCGGAGGGAGTGGGCACCCGGGTGGTGTCGATGCCGTCCGTGGAGTGGTTCGAGGAGCAGTCCGCCGAGTACAGGGAGAGCGTCCTGCCGACATCCGTGAAGGCCCGCGTGGCGGTCGAGGCCGGCATCGGTCTCACCTGGTACCGGTACGTCGGTGACAACGGACGCATCGTCTCCCTGGAGCACTTCGGCGCCTCCGCCGACGCGAAGACCCTGTTCGCCGAGTACGGCTTCACGGCCGAGAACGTGGCCGCGTCCGCGCGGGAATCTCTTGCCGCAGTCCGCGGTTGA
- a CDS encoding glycoside hydrolase family 16 protein has protein sequence MRETSGTPVRPGRLRRTLVALVGVLSLAAAGSAAADAPAPPSGWTQVFVDDFNGSAGTGVNTSNWQYATGHGYPGGPTNWGTGEIENMTSSTNNVALDGSGNLRITPRRDASGNWTSGRIETNRTDFQPAAGGKLRVQSRIQMPNVTGAAARGYWPAFWMLGAPYRGNYQNWPGVGELDLMENVQGLNTVWATMHCGSSPGGPCNETTGIGGSTACPGATCQAGFHTYAMEWDRSTSVEEIRFYVDNVNYHTVRANQVDATTWANATNHGYFIILNVAMGGGFVDAFGGGPDGATVPGNPMVVDYVQVLTSGGGTTPPPTGNRDAYSAIQAESFDGQGGTITETTTDSGGGQNIGALANGDWAQYKGVNFGSSAARQFTARVASGAGNAVSGLVEVRLDSRTSTPVGSFALANTGGWQSWRTVPANISGVTGTHDVYLTFTSGQPADFVNVNWFSFGH, from the coding sequence ATGAGGGAAACTTCCGGCACACCCGTGAGACCCGGTCGTCTGCGGCGCACGCTCGTCGCTCTGGTCGGCGTGCTGAGCCTGGCGGCGGCCGGTTCCGCGGCCGCCGACGCGCCCGCGCCGCCCAGCGGCTGGACCCAGGTCTTCGTCGACGACTTCAACGGTTCCGCGGGCACCGGCGTCAACACCTCGAACTGGCAGTACGCCACCGGCCACGGCTACCCGGGCGGCCCCACCAACTGGGGCACGGGCGAGATCGAGAACATGACGTCCAGCACGAACAACGTGGCCCTGGACGGCAGCGGCAACCTGCGTATCACGCCGCGCCGCGACGCCTCGGGCAACTGGACCTCGGGCCGCATCGAGACCAACCGCACCGACTTCCAGCCGGCCGCCGGGGGCAAGCTGCGCGTCCAGTCCCGTATCCAGATGCCGAACGTGACGGGGGCCGCCGCCCGCGGCTACTGGCCGGCGTTCTGGATGCTGGGCGCGCCCTACCGCGGCAACTACCAGAACTGGCCGGGCGTCGGTGAACTGGACCTCATGGAGAACGTCCAGGGCCTCAACACCGTGTGGGCCACCATGCACTGCGGCAGCAGCCCGGGCGGTCCGTGCAACGAGACGACCGGCATCGGCGGCTCCACCGCCTGTCCGGGCGCGACCTGCCAGGCCGGCTTCCACACGTACGCCATGGAGTGGGACCGCTCGACGAGCGTGGAGGAGATCCGCTTCTACGTCGACAACGTCAATTACCACACCGTGCGGGCCAACCAGGTCGACGCGACGACCTGGGCGAACGCCACGAACCACGGGTACTTCATCATCCTGAACGTGGCGATGGGCGGCGGTTTCGTGGACGCCTTCGGCGGCGGGCCCGACGGCGCCACGGTGCCCGGCAACCCGATGGTCGTGGACTACGTCCAGGTGCTCACGTCGGGCGGCGGCACCACTCCTCCCCCGACCGGCAACCGTGACGCGTACAGCGCGATCCAGGCCGAGTCGTTCGACGGCCAGGGCGGCACGATCACCGAGACCACCACCGACTCGGGCGGCGGCCAGAACATCGGCGCGCTCGCCAACGGCGACTGGGCGCAGTACAAGGGTGTCAACTTCGGTTCCTCGGCGGCCCGGCAGTTCACCGCCCGGGTCGCGAGCGGTGCCGGGAACGCGGTCAGCGGTCTGGTGGAGGTCCGCCTCGACAGCCGTACGAGCACGCCCGTCGGCAGCTTCGCCCTGGCCAACACGGGCGGCTGGCAGAGCTGGCGGACCGTACCCGCGAACATCAGTGGCGTCACCGGGACGCACGACGTCTATCTGACCTTCACGAGCGGTCAGCCGGCGGACTTCGTGAACGTGAACTGGTTCAGCTTCGGTCACTGA
- the zwf gene encoding glucose-6-phosphate dehydrogenase has protein sequence MRRKTPKGAQAEPAGTALDATAAEAAEAAENRTAAGTGTGTTDGGPAATGAEADTDTDTDAEPGSLTELLDLADGWDNPLRDPQDRRLPKIAGPSGLVIFGVTGDLSRKKLMPAVYDLANRGLLPPGFSLVGFARRDWEDEDFAQIVHDSVRDHARTEFREEVWQQLAEGMRFIPGDFDDDEAFEQLRSAVDDLDKSRGTSGNYAFYLSVPPKFFPKVVKQLKKHGLAEAPAGSWRRAVIEKPFGRDLRSARELNRVVHEVFDPEQVFRIDHYLGKETVQNILALRFANQMYEPVWNRSYVDHVQITMAEDIGIGGRAGYYDGIGSARDVIQNHLLQLMALTAMEEPIAFDADALLTEKLKVLKSVKLPENLGEHTVRGQYAASWQGGEKVVGYLEEDGIDPGSTTDTYAAVKLELDNRRWAGVPFYLRTGKRLGRRVTEIAVVFQRAPHSPFDSTATEELGANAIVIRVQPDEGMTVRFGSKVPGTSMEIRDVSMDFAYGESFTESSPEAYERLILDVLLGDANLFPRHQEVEESWKILDPIEEYWDKHGRPAQYASGSWGPREADEMLARDGRSWRRP, from the coding sequence ATGAGGAGGAAGACCCCCAAGGGGGCCCAGGCGGAGCCGGCCGGTACGGCACTGGACGCCACCGCCGCGGAGGCCGCGGAGGCCGCGGAGAACCGTACGGCGGCCGGCACCGGCACCGGCACCACGGACGGCGGTCCGGCGGCCACCGGTGCCGAAGCCGACACCGACACCGACACCGACGCCGAGCCCGGTTCCCTCACCGAGCTCCTGGACCTCGCGGACGGCTGGGACAACCCCCTGCGCGACCCGCAGGACCGCCGCCTGCCCAAGATCGCCGGCCCCTCCGGGCTGGTCATCTTCGGTGTGACGGGCGACCTGTCGCGCAAGAAGCTCATGCCGGCCGTCTACGACCTGGCCAACCGCGGGCTGCTGCCGCCCGGCTTCTCCCTCGTCGGCTTCGCCCGGCGCGACTGGGAGGACGAGGACTTCGCCCAGATCGTGCACGACTCGGTCCGCGATCACGCGCGCACCGAGTTCCGCGAGGAGGTCTGGCAGCAGCTCGCCGAGGGCATGCGGTTCATCCCCGGCGACTTCGACGACGACGAGGCGTTCGAGCAACTGCGCTCCGCCGTCGACGACCTGGACAAGTCCCGGGGCACCAGCGGCAATTACGCCTTCTACCTCTCCGTACCGCCGAAGTTCTTCCCCAAGGTCGTCAAGCAGCTCAAGAAGCACGGCCTGGCCGAGGCGCCGGCCGGTTCCTGGCGGCGCGCGGTGATCGAGAAGCCGTTCGGCCGCGATCTGAGGAGCGCGCGCGAGCTGAACCGGGTCGTGCACGAGGTGTTCGACCCGGAGCAGGTGTTCCGGATCGACCACTACCTCGGCAAGGAGACCGTCCAGAACATCCTGGCGCTCCGCTTCGCCAATCAGATGTACGAGCCCGTCTGGAACCGGTCGTACGTCGACCACGTACAGATCACGATGGCCGAGGACATCGGCATCGGTGGCCGCGCCGGCTACTACGACGGCATCGGGTCGGCCCGTGACGTCATCCAGAACCACCTCCTGCAGCTGATGGCGCTGACCGCGATGGAGGAGCCCATCGCCTTCGACGCCGACGCGCTGCTCACCGAGAAGCTCAAGGTCCTCAAGTCCGTGAAGCTGCCGGAGAACCTGGGCGAGCACACCGTGCGCGGCCAGTACGCGGCGAGCTGGCAGGGCGGCGAGAAGGTGGTGGGCTACCTCGAGGAGGACGGCATCGACCCCGGGTCGACGACCGACACCTACGCCGCGGTCAAGCTGGAGCTGGACAACCGCCGCTGGGCGGGCGTCCCCTTCTACCTGCGGACCGGCAAGCGCCTGGGCCGCCGCGTCACCGAGATCGCCGTCGTGTTCCAGCGCGCCCCGCACTCCCCCTTCGACTCGACCGCCACCGAGGAACTCGGCGCGAACGCGATCGTCATCCGCGTCCAGCCGGACGAGGGCATGACGGTGCGCTTCGGATCGAAGGTGCCGGGTACGTCGATGGAGATCCGGGACGTGTCGATGGACTTCGCGTACGGCGAGTCGTTCACGGAGTCCAGCCCGGAGGCGTACGAGAGGCTGATCCTGGACGTACTGCTCGGCGACGCCAACCTCTTCCCCCGTCACCAGGAGGTGGAGGAGTCCTGGAAGATCCTCGACCCGATCGAGGAGTACTGGGACAAGCACGGCAGGCCCGCGCAGTACGCCTCGGGCAGCTGGGGCCCCCGGGAAGCCGACGAGATGCTCGCACGAGACGGACGGAGCTGGCGCAGGCCATGA
- a CDS encoding DUF72 domain-containing protein produces the protein MGDTRVGTCSWTDPKLVTSGWYPPGRRDAEGRLRYYAERFPVVEVDSTYYGLPSERNSLLWAERTPDGFRFDVKAFSLFTGHPTRTAALPADLRARHTRHTRDAADPVLLDELWQRYTAALEPLRRTGRLGALLFQFPPWFGPGDRAEAVLREWAGRAAGWPVAVEFRHPDWWHPDRRETSADLLARLGMSTVSVDMAQSVADAVPPVDVVTTSRLAVVRFHGRSTSWGSGSKEDRFRHTYTADELAQWLPRLRAMAGRADELHVLFNNCCADAAVRAAETMSGLLTTTTAPTAPTAPRPAR, from the coding sequence ATGGGAGACACACGCGTCGGCACCTGTTCGTGGACGGATCCGAAGCTGGTGACCAGCGGCTGGTACCCGCCGGGCCGGCGGGACGCCGAGGGCAGGCTGCGGTACTACGCCGAGCGCTTCCCCGTCGTGGAGGTCGACTCCACGTACTACGGCCTGCCCAGCGAGCGCAACAGCCTGCTGTGGGCCGAGCGGACCCCGGACGGCTTCCGGTTCGACGTGAAGGCCTTCTCCCTCTTCACCGGGCATCCCACCCGCACCGCCGCCCTGCCCGCCGACCTCCGGGCCCGCCACACCCGCCACACCCGCGACGCGGCCGATCCCGTGCTGCTGGACGAACTGTGGCAGCGGTACACCGCGGCCCTGGAACCGCTGCGGCGGACCGGACGGCTGGGCGCCCTGCTGTTCCAGTTCCCGCCGTGGTTCGGACCCGGGGACCGGGCGGAGGCGGTCCTGCGGGAATGGGCGGGGCGGGCCGCCGGATGGCCGGTCGCCGTGGAGTTCCGGCACCCGGACTGGTGGCACCCGGACCGGCGTGAGACGTCCGCGGACCTGCTCGCACGGCTGGGCATGAGCACGGTCAGCGTGGACATGGCGCAGTCCGTCGCCGACGCCGTCCCACCGGTCGACGTGGTCACCACGTCCCGGCTCGCGGTGGTCCGCTTCCACGGACGCAGCACGTCGTGGGGGTCCGGGAGCAAGGAGGACCGCTTCCGGCACACGTACACGGCCGACGAGCTGGCGCAGTGGCTGCCGCGACTGCGCGCGATGGCCGGGCGCGCCGACGAACTGCACGTCCTGTTCAACAACTGCTGCGCCGACGCCGCCGTACGCGCCGCGGAGACGATGAGCGGCCTGCTCACCACGACCACCGCACCGACCGCGCCGACCGCACCCCGGCCCGCTCGCTGA
- a CDS encoding IclR family transcriptional regulator, with protein MTSLSAPERLLAVLAAFDHEHPALSLTEISRRAGLSLTTAHRLVGALTAWGALERDAAGVYHVGLRLWEIAALSPRGLALRQVALPYLEDLYEATHENVQLAVRDGSEVVYIEWISGRSAVGVKIQVGARWPLHATGVGLAMLAHCAPAFQEEYCAGPLAAFTAHTLTDPGTLRRALAEVRRTGVALSDRQITVDALSVAAPVRGTEGSVVAAVSVVVPERDARTTALVPAVRIAARGISRALGWQPEPTRP; from the coding sequence ATGACCTCGCTGTCCGCGCCCGAGCGACTGCTGGCCGTGCTCGCCGCCTTCGACCACGAGCATCCGGCGCTCTCCCTCACGGAGATCAGCCGCCGGGCCGGGCTCTCCCTGACCACCGCGCACCGGCTGGTGGGTGCGCTCACCGCGTGGGGCGCCCTGGAACGCGACGCTGCCGGCGTCTACCACGTGGGCCTGCGGCTCTGGGAGATCGCGGCGCTCTCCCCGCGCGGGCTCGCGCTGCGGCAGGTCGCGCTGCCGTATCTGGAGGACCTCTACGAAGCGACGCACGAGAACGTGCAGCTGGCCGTCCGCGACGGCTCCGAGGTCGTCTACATCGAGTGGATCTCGGGGCGTTCGGCCGTCGGCGTGAAGATCCAGGTGGGCGCGCGCTGGCCGCTGCACGCGACCGGTGTGGGGCTCGCGATGCTCGCCCACTGCGCGCCGGCGTTCCAGGAGGAGTACTGCGCGGGACCGCTCGCCGCGTTCACCGCGCACACCCTCACGGATCCGGGCACGCTGCGCCGCGCCCTCGCCGAAGTGCGCCGTACGGGAGTGGCTCTGAGCGACCGTCAGATCACGGTGGACGCGCTGTCGGTGGCCGCTCCGGTGCGCGGCACGGAGGGTTCGGTGGTGGCGGCGGTCTCGGTCGTGGTGCCCGAACGGGACGCACGGACGACGGCGCTGGTCCCGGCGGTACGGATCGCCGCGCGCGGGATCTCCAGGGCACTGGGCTGGCAGCCCGAGCCGACCAGGCCGTAG
- a CDS encoding AraC family transcriptional regulator → MADRSTQHEDGRSGIRTFPFPAGLSVLGVGMQVGPMESGRGWHLGEQTDRVHRIDYHVVLLLRGGPVRHMVDFDEYEAGDGEVLWIRPGQVHRFSSTAHYRGTALIMQPGFLPRATVEATGLYRYDLPPLLRPDTAQRAALEHSLAQLEREYVDTGTLPLSLHTAVLRHTLTAFLLRLAHLAAGAGAAHGHTGGERTGGEQDGSEQGGAEQGGGTFARFREAVEKGFATNHSVSAYADALGYSRRTLVRAVRAATAETPKGFIDKRVVLEAKRLLAHTDMPIGRVGAAVGFPDAANFSKFFTQHTGTTPVAFRAELR, encoded by the coding sequence ATGGCGGACAGAAGCACCCAACACGAAGACGGCCGGAGCGGGATCAGGACTTTCCCCTTCCCCGCCGGCCTCAGCGTTCTCGGCGTGGGCATGCAGGTGGGCCCGATGGAGTCAGGCCGCGGCTGGCATCTGGGTGAACAGACCGACCGCGTCCACCGCATCGACTACCACGTGGTCCTGCTCCTCCGGGGCGGTCCGGTACGCCACATGGTCGACTTCGACGAGTACGAGGCGGGGGACGGCGAGGTCCTGTGGATCCGCCCGGGCCAGGTGCACCGCTTCTCCTCGACGGCGCACTACCGCGGCACCGCTCTCATCATGCAGCCCGGCTTCCTGCCCCGCGCCACCGTCGAGGCGACCGGGCTCTACCGCTACGACCTGCCCCCGCTGCTGCGCCCCGACACGGCCCAGCGCGCCGCGCTGGAGCACTCCCTGGCCCAGCTGGAGCGCGAGTACGTCGACACGGGCACCCTGCCGCTCAGTCTGCACACCGCCGTGCTGCGGCACACCCTGACCGCGTTCCTGCTGCGTCTGGCCCATCTGGCGGCCGGCGCGGGCGCGGCGCACGGACATACCGGCGGCGAGCGGACCGGCGGTGAGCAGGACGGCAGCGAGCAGGGCGGCGCCGAGCAGGGTGGCGGTACCTTCGCCCGTTTCCGGGAGGCCGTCGAGAAGGGCTTCGCCACCAACCACAGCGTCAGCGCCTACGCCGACGCGCTCGGTTACTCCCGGCGCACCCTCGTCCGCGCGGTCCGCGCCGCGACCGCCGAGACACCCAAGGGCTTCATCGACAAGCGGGTCGTCCTGGAGGCCAAGCGCCTGCTGGCCCACACCGACATGCCGATCGGCCGTGTCGGCGCCGCCGTGGGCTTCCCCGACGCGGCCAACTTCTCCAAGTTCTTCACCCAGCACACCGGGACGACGCCGGTGGCGTTCCGGGCGGAGCTGCGCTGA
- the tal gene encoding transaldolase, producing MITVTETTTTTDPLKALSGEGVSVWLDDLSRGRITSGNLAGLIDTRHVVGVTTNPSIFQAAIGSGEGYEEQLADLAARRVTVDEAVRMMTTADVRAAADILRPVYDGTGGRDGRVSIEVDPRLANDTRATVAEAKQLSWLVDRPNVMIKIPATQAGLPAITEVIGLGIGVNVTLIFSLERYREVMDAYLAGLEKAQAAGLDLSLIHSVASFFVSRVDSEIDKRLEKVGTDEALALKGRAALANARLAYEAYEDVFGGDRWTALGGARANRQRPLWASTGVKDPAYKDTLYVDELVAPGTVNTMPEGTLNATADHGEIRGDTVSGGYSQARADLEAVEKQGISYDEVVRQLEDEGVAKFEAAWGELLDAVKVSLDDKGVDGE from the coding sequence ATGATCACTGTGACCGAAACAACCACCACCACCGACCCCCTGAAGGCCCTCTCCGGCGAAGGCGTCTCCGTCTGGCTCGACGACCTGTCCCGGGGGCGCATCACGTCCGGCAACCTCGCCGGGCTCATCGACACCCGGCACGTCGTCGGCGTCACCACCAACCCCTCGATCTTCCAGGCCGCGATCGGCTCCGGCGAAGGCTACGAGGAGCAGCTCGCCGACCTCGCCGCGCGGCGTGTGACGGTCGACGAGGCCGTACGGATGATGACCACCGCCGACGTGCGCGCCGCCGCCGACATACTGCGGCCGGTGTACGACGGGACCGGCGGCCGGGACGGCCGGGTCTCCATCGAGGTCGACCCGCGCCTGGCGAACGACACGCGGGCGACGGTCGCCGAGGCCAAGCAGCTCTCCTGGCTGGTCGACCGCCCGAACGTGATGATCAAGATTCCGGCGACCCAGGCCGGACTGCCCGCGATCACCGAGGTCATCGGCCTCGGCATCGGCGTCAACGTCACGCTGATCTTCTCGCTGGAGCGCTACCGCGAGGTGATGGACGCCTACCTGGCCGGTCTGGAGAAGGCGCAGGCCGCCGGCCTCGACCTCTCCCTCATCCACTCCGTCGCCTCCTTCTTCGTCTCCCGCGTCGACAGCGAGATCGACAAGCGGCTGGAGAAGGTCGGCACGGACGAGGCCCTCGCGCTGAAGGGCCGGGCGGCACTGGCCAACGCGCGGCTCGCCTACGAGGCGTACGAGGACGTCTTCGGCGGTGACCGCTGGACCGCCCTCGGCGGGGCCCGCGCCAACAGGCAGCGCCCGCTGTGGGCCTCGACGGGCGTCAAGGACCCGGCCTACAAGGACACGCTGTACGTGGACGAGCTGGTCGCGCCCGGCACCGTCAACACGATGCCCGAGGGCACGCTGAACGCCACCGCCGACCACGGTGAGATCCGCGGCGACACGGTGAGCGGCGGCTACTCCCAGGCCCGCGCGGACCTGGAGGCCGTCGAGAAGCAGGGCATCTCGTACGACGAGGTGGTCAGGCAGCTGGAGGACGAGGGCGTCGCGAAGTTCGAGGCGGCCTGGGGCGAGCTGCTGGACGCCGTCAAGGTTTCGCTCGACGACAAGGGAGTTGACGGGGAATGA
- the opcA gene encoding glucose-6-phosphate dehydrogenase assembly protein OpcA, whose amino-acid sequence MKIDLSDTTASKINKALVQGRRAIGTPAVGMVLTMVIVTDEENAYDSIKAAEEASHEHPSRTLVVIKRHARSPRDRTNSHLDAEVRVGADAGTGETVILRLYGEVSDHADSVVLPLLLPDAPVVVWWPVDAPEVPVKDPLGALAQRRITDMYAVEAPLRALRARAAAYAPGDTDLAWTRLTPWRSMLAAALDQARTKITSAAVESEADNPSAELLARWLEARLEVSVERIVTAGPVVTAVRLGTAGGEIVIDRPEGPLATLSLPGQPSRTLALKVRSTSELIAEELRRLDADEMYAVALRGADTEGVSRV is encoded by the coding sequence ATGAAGATCGACCTGAGCGACACCACGGCAAGCAAGATCAACAAGGCCCTCGTACAGGGGCGCCGCGCCATCGGGACGCCTGCCGTGGGCATGGTCCTGACGATGGTCATCGTGACGGACGAGGAGAACGCCTACGACTCGATCAAGGCGGCCGAGGAGGCCTCGCACGAGCATCCCTCGCGCACCCTGGTCGTCATCAAGCGGCACGCCCGCAGTCCTCGCGACCGCACGAACTCGCACCTCGACGCCGAGGTGCGGGTCGGCGCGGACGCGGGCACCGGTGAGACGGTCATCCTGCGGCTGTACGGCGAGGTGTCCGACCACGCCGACTCGGTGGTCCTGCCGCTGCTGCTCCCCGACGCGCCGGTCGTCGTCTGGTGGCCGGTGGACGCGCCCGAGGTCCCGGTCAAGGATCCCCTCGGTGCCCTCGCGCAGCGCCGGATCACCGACATGTACGCCGTGGAGGCCCCGCTGCGGGCCCTGCGGGCGCGCGCCGCGGCGTACGCGCCGGGCGACACCGACCTGGCCTGGACCCGGCTGACGCCCTGGCGCTCGATGCTCGCCGCCGCCCTCGACCAGGCCCGGACGAAGATCACCTCGGCCGCCGTGGAGAGCGAGGCCGACAACCCGAGCGCCGAGCTGCTGGCCCGCTGGCTGGAGGCGCGCCTGGAGGTGTCGGTCGAGCGGATCGTCACCGCGGGACCCGTGGTGACCGCCGTGCGGCTCGGTACCGCGGGCGGCGAGATCGTCATCGACCGTCCCGAGGGCCCGCTGGCGACGCTGTCCCTGCCGGGCCAGCCCTCGCGCACCCTCGCGCTGAAGGTCCGCAGCACCTCCGAGCTGATCGCCGAGGAACTGCGCCGCCTCGACGCGGACGAGATGTACGCCGTCGCCCTGCGCGGCGCGGACACCGAGGGGGTGAGCCGTGTCTGA